The Candidatus Margulisiibacteriota bacterium genome has a window encoding:
- a CDS encoding DUF177 domain-containing protein, translating to MKIDIKNILKEVGLEESFEYIENSLGDIAEDAELAAPVAINVTLINTGLGLLARGTASTIINFTCSICLKRFKKEFAISFEERFVAQKSRQPIDKPDYVVTEEDTYFTYSNDHEIDLREMIREILILNLPIAPKCDINCRVKNKNITKIIDPRLQVLKNLKAEVSNVNAKEKKNSGKKRSKKSSLESQSA from the coding sequence ATGAAAATTGATATCAAAAATATATTAAAAGAAGTTGGCCTGGAAGAGTCTTTTGAGTATATCGAAAACTCACTGGGTGATATTGCGGAAGATGCTGAACTGGCTGCTCCGGTGGCAATAAACGTAACACTAATTAATACAGGACTTGGACTGCTAGCCAGAGGAACGGCTTCGACTATTATAAATTTTACCTGCTCCATATGTTTGAAACGTTTCAAAAAAGAGTTTGCCATTTCTTTTGAAGAACGTTTCGTGGCACAAAAATCCAGACAACCAATAGACAAGCCTGATTACGTTGTTACAGAAGAAGACACTTATTTCACATACAGTAACGATCACGAGATAGATTTAAGGGAAATGATAAGGGAAATACTTATTTTAAATTTGCCAATTGCACCAAAATGTGATATTAATTGCAGGGTTAAAAATAAGAACATAACAAAAATAATCGATCCTAGATTACAAGTATTGAAAAACTTAAAAGCGGAGGTTAGTAATGTCAACGCAAAAGAAAAAAAGAACTCAGGCAAAAAGAGATCAAAGAAGAGCTCACTGGAAAGTCAGTCTGCCTGA
- a CDS encoding electron transfer flavoprotein subunit beta/FixA family protein, protein MNIVVCIKQVPDTNEVKINPETNTLIRSGVPSIINPFDENAIEEGLRLKDKNGGKVTVVSMGPPQVETALRDALALGVDDVILVTDRAFAGADTLATSYTLGRTIEKFVPDYDIIIFGKQAIDGDTAQVGPGVAEYLGIPEMIYVVNIEKTENNTISLKRELEDGFEVAQSKLPAVITVLKSINTPRYPSLKGKMKAKTAVIKTVSAKDIEADENRIGLKGSPTWVSRIFTPPPKGNSQIITDEDGNSAVFIKNKLKELTII, encoded by the coding sequence ATGAATATTGTCGTTTGTATCAAGCAGGTTCCGGATACGAATGAAGTTAAGATTAATCCGGAAACCAACACCTTAATTCGTTCGGGAGTACCCTCCATTATTAATCCTTTTGATGAAAATGCCATCGAAGAAGGTCTCAGGCTTAAGGATAAAAACGGTGGCAAAGTAACCGTCGTCAGCATGGGGCCACCTCAGGTAGAAACCGCTCTCAGGGATGCGTTGGCACTGGGAGTAGATGATGTAATACTGGTGACAGACAGGGCTTTCGCTGGAGCTGATACTTTGGCAACTTCCTATACGTTAGGTCGCACAATAGAAAAATTTGTTCCGGACTATGACATTATAATATTCGGGAAACAAGCTATTGATGGAGATACTGCTCAGGTAGGGCCAGGAGTCGCTGAGTATCTGGGAATACCGGAAATGATTTATGTTGTAAATATAGAAAAGACTGAAAATAACACAATATCTCTTAAGCGTGAGCTGGAAGACGGCTTTGAAGTTGCTCAGTCCAAACTCCCGGCAGTTATTACAGTTCTTAAAAGTATAAATACTCCTCGTTATCCTTCCCTAAAAGGAAAGATGAAAGCAAAAACCGCTGTTATTAAGACTGTTTCTGCTAAAGATATTGAAGCTGATGAAAATCGTATTGGACTAAAAGGTTCTCCAACCTGGGTATCTAGAATTTTTACACCCCCACCCAAAGGGAATAGCCAGATTATCACTGATGAGGATGGTAACTCGGCAGTGTTTATTAAAAACAAACTCAAAGAATTAACAATTATATAA
- the fabD gene encoding ACP S-malonyltransferase, protein MGKTAFVFPGQGSQFVGMAREWFDSYPDELKPLQNTVIKVFGEKLFKLMWEGPEAELAITTNTQPALYIASAAVSVLAKSKNMKPDYVAGHSLGEYSAVFFADGFDFETGLRIVQKRSQLMEKAMPAGTGSMAAVLGLSMNKIESICKKISGVVEIANYNNDAQIIISGEKKAVLEAMEALKVAGAKRVMELNVSGPFHSSLMKPAAEEFGKILASFSISNARIPLITNVTAREEISASDIKMNLVKQLFSPVLWVQTIKYLLDKNVDTFVELGTGKVLTGLIKRISGDVKIFNVEKPQDLSALNWLC, encoded by the coding sequence ATGGGTAAAACAGCTTTTGTTTTTCCTGGGCAGGGTTCTCAATTTGTGGGCATGGCCAGGGAATGGTTTGATTCTTATCCTGATGAATTGAAACCACTGCAGAATACTGTGATCAAGGTATTCGGCGAGAAACTTTTTAAACTTATGTGGGAAGGTCCGGAAGCTGAATTGGCTATTACGACAAATACCCAGCCGGCTTTATATATTGCCTCTGCTGCTGTAAGTGTGCTGGCTAAATCAAAGAATATGAAACCGGATTATGTAGCCGGGCATAGCCTTGGAGAATATTCAGCGGTATTTTTTGCTGATGGTTTTGATTTTGAAACAGGCTTGCGCATTGTTCAGAAGAGAAGCCAGTTAATGGAAAAAGCCATGCCTGCCGGGACCGGTTCCATGGCCGCAGTATTGGGGTTATCCATGAATAAAATTGAAAGTATTTGTAAAAAAATATCGGGAGTAGTAGAAATCGCCAATTATAATAACGACGCACAGATTATTATATCCGGTGAAAAAAAGGCAGTACTGGAGGCGATGGAAGCCTTAAAAGTAGCAGGTGCCAAGCGAGTCATGGAGCTTAACGTAAGCGGACCGTTCCATAGTTCTTTAATGAAACCTGCGGCAGAGGAATTTGGCAAAATACTTGCTTCATTTTCCATATCCAACGCCAGGATACCGCTTATAACCAATGTTACGGCAAGAGAAGAAATTAGCGCCTCTGACATAAAAATGAACTTGGTAAAACAATTATTTTCTCCTGTTTTGTGGGTACAAACTATAAAATATTTGCTTGATAAAAATGTTGATACCTTTGTAGAATTAGGAACAGGTAAAGTATTAACCGGATTGATTAAAAGAATAAGCGGGGACGTCAAGATTTTCAATGTTGAAAAACCACAGGATTTATCAGCCTTAAACTGGTTGTGTTAA
- a CDS encoding ketoacyl-ACP synthase III, whose translation MTNKQRSIGIIGTGSAVPQQVYKNDDFVKLGLDTSDEWIFDRTGIKQRYISKNESASDLAIMAAEKAIKSSGVSPSAIDCIVVATTTPDYPLFPSVACLVQNALGLENVPAFDISAACTGFIYALDVAVGLMRNSNYKNVLVIGADTLSKYCNWKDRSVVILFGDGAGAVVLGDVMSGSGILSSKLGAQGKDYNKLIVPIGGSRTPLTKENVESDQRYIQMEGKAIYKFAVNIIINIIEEALQKAKLKKEDICFFIPHQANKRIIDYARDKLGLSSEQVYVNIDRYGNTSAASIPIAIDETSRKGLLKKGDILVTVGFGAGLTYGTNVIKWSK comes from the coding sequence ATGACAAATAAACAAAGATCAATAGGAATAATAGGAACAGGCAGCGCTGTCCCCCAACAAGTTTATAAAAATGATGATTTTGTTAAACTGGGTTTGGATACAAGCGACGAATGGATATTTGACAGAACAGGAATTAAACAGCGTTATATAAGTAAAAATGAATCGGCTTCGGACTTGGCTATTATGGCAGCCGAAAAAGCCATTAAATCTTCCGGAGTAAGTCCGAGTGCTATAGATTGCATTGTTGTAGCGACAACCACACCGGATTACCCTTTGTTCCCTTCTGTTGCCTGTTTGGTCCAAAATGCTTTGGGCCTGGAGAATGTGCCTGCGTTTGATATTAGTGCGGCATGCACAGGTTTTATTTATGCCCTGGATGTGGCTGTGGGACTTATGCGAAACAGTAATTACAAAAATGTTCTGGTTATTGGCGCAGATACATTGAGCAAATATTGCAACTGGAAAGATCGTTCGGTTGTTATTCTCTTTGGCGATGGTGCCGGAGCTGTAGTCCTTGGCGATGTTATGTCCGGTTCCGGGATATTATCTTCCAAATTAGGGGCGCAAGGTAAAGATTATAACAAATTGATAGTCCCGATCGGAGGCTCCAGAACCCCGCTGACTAAAGAGAATGTTGAGTCTGACCAGCGCTATATACAAATGGAAGGTAAAGCGATATATAAATTTGCCGTCAATATCATTATCAATATTATTGAGGAAGCTTTACAGAAAGCGAAATTAAAAAAAGAAGACATCTGTTTTTTCATCCCGCATCAGGCAAATAAAAGGATCATCGATTATGCCAGAGATAAGTTGGGATTGTCGTCAGAACAGGTCTATGTTAATATTGACCGTTATGGCAATACGTCAGCGGCATCCATCCCCATAGCCATTGACGAAACCTCTAGAAAAGGTTTATTAAAAAAAGGGGATATTTTGGTGACGGTAGGGTTCGGTGCCGGCCTGACCTATGGGACCAACGTAATAAAGTGGTCAAAATAA
- a CDS encoding acyl-CoA dehydrogenase family protein has protein sequence MDYFLTDEQKMIVELAKKITDEQIVPNRAKLDEEEIFPIDILKKIAEADLYGLYIPQEYGGYGGGVMDFILAVEEFSKGCIGVSVSFAANALGCYPILAFGTEEQKKKYLPDIAAGRKQAAFGLTEANAGSDAAGIQTTAVKDGNYYILNGTKQWITNGGEADTYTVLAMTDKSKGARGASAFILEKGMKGFSFGKKEKKLGIRCSATRELVFQDVKVPKENLLAKEGMGFIIAMKNLDHSRPGIAAQGVGLAEGAVDAAVKYARERVQFGKPIAAQPVVQHMLADMATKTEAARALLYATSRHIDGGAKDISKESAMSKLFATDICMEVVTDALQVFGGYGYMREYPIEKMFRDAKILQIYEGTNQIQRNVIGLQLIKESASRDKA, from the coding sequence GTGGATTATTTTTTAACAGATGAACAGAAAATGATCGTGGAATTAGCTAAAAAAATTACTGATGAGCAGATCGTACCCAATCGTGCCAAACTGGACGAAGAAGAAATATTTCCCATTGATATATTAAAAAAGATAGCGGAAGCTGATCTGTACGGCCTTTATATACCTCAGGAATATGGAGGATATGGCGGTGGAGTAATGGATTTTATTCTGGCTGTGGAAGAATTCAGCAAAGGCTGCATAGGTGTGTCAGTGTCATTTGCTGCCAATGCTCTGGGTTGTTATCCGATTTTAGCTTTCGGTACTGAGGAACAGAAAAAGAAATATCTGCCCGATATAGCAGCTGGCAGAAAACAGGCTGCTTTTGGGTTAACAGAAGCCAATGCAGGTTCAGACGCGGCCGGTATTCAGACAACAGCCGTAAAAGATGGAAATTATTATATATTAAACGGGACCAAACAATGGATAACTAACGGCGGAGAGGCTGATACTTACACGGTGCTGGCCATGACCGACAAGTCGAAGGGTGCCAGAGGCGCTTCAGCTTTTATTCTGGAAAAAGGCATGAAAGGATTTTCTTTCGGCAAAAAAGAAAAAAAACTGGGTATTCGCTGTTCAGCTACCAGAGAACTTGTTTTTCAGGATGTAAAGGTACCCAAAGAAAATTTGCTGGCTAAAGAAGGCATGGGTTTTATTATTGCTATGAAAAATCTTGATCATTCCCGTCCAGGTATTGCGGCTCAGGGCGTGGGACTTGCCGAAGGCGCTGTAGACGCAGCTGTAAAATACGCCAGAGAACGCGTTCAGTTCGGCAAACCAATAGCAGCACAGCCGGTAGTCCAGCACATGCTGGCCGACATGGCTACCAAGACAGAAGCTGCCAGAGCGCTTTTATATGCTACATCTCGACATATTGATGGCGGAGCGAAAGATATTTCCAAAGAGTCTGCCATGTCCAAGCTCTTTGCAACAGATATTTGTATGGAGGTTGTAACCGATGCTTTACAGGTATTTGGTGGTTATGGTTACATGCGGGAATATCCGATCGAAAAAATGTTCAGGGATGCCAAAATACTTCAAATTTATGAAGGTACCAATCAGATACAGCGTAATGTAATCGGCCTGCAGCTTATTAAGGAAAGTGCCTCCAGGGACAAAGCTTAA
- a CDS encoding SDR family NAD(P)-dependent oxidoreductase, which yields MHLKGKVAIVTGGSRGIGKAIAMNLAGHGANIAILDMMLNETIDELKAKGVKAIGIQTNVTQPDSVNTAIDKVLQELGSIDIVVNNAGITKDNLVMR from the coding sequence ATGCATTTAAAAGGAAAAGTCGCGATTGTTACAGGCGGTTCCAGAGGAATAGGCAAGGCTATCGCTATGAACTTAGCCGGTCACGGCGCAAATATCGCCATACTGGATATGATGTTGAATGAAACCATAGATGAACTGAAAGCTAAAGGGGTGAAGGCCATTGGTATTCAAACCAATGTTACTCAACCGGATTCAGTAAACACTGCTATAGATAAAGTCCTGCAGGAACTGGGCAGCATAGACATAGTGGTTAATAATGCCGGAATAACCAAAGATAATCTGGTTATGCGT
- a CDS encoding RNA methyltransferase, with translation MEIITSLQNEKLKTLQRMHKKQWRDESGLFLIEGKKEISFALRNNFALQSLWVTEKQVSASDELLKFLKKEIPVYQITQELFAKIGYREKTEGIIAVAVKKNHALAGLDIKPHEPGLVLIGDNLEKPGNLGTLFRIADGSGAAAVFLTNQKTDVYNPNVTRNSVGTVFTVPFYLTDISSARTWLQKHNFKIFITTPVASKVFWDIDLHTNVALILGNEHSGVSDGWLEVISEKIRIPMLGQNDSLNLSVSAGILCYEWLRQNQNYVEK, from the coding sequence ATGGAAATAATAACGAGTTTACAAAATGAAAAATTGAAAACTTTGCAACGAATGCATAAGAAGCAGTGGCGTGATGAATCCGGATTGTTTTTGATTGAGGGGAAAAAGGAAATCAGCTTTGCGCTTCGCAATAATTTTGCTTTGCAGAGTTTGTGGGTTACAGAAAAACAAGTCAGCGCAAGCGACGAACTGCTGAAATTTTTAAAAAAGGAAATTCCGGTCTATCAAATAACTCAGGAACTTTTCGCGAAAATTGGCTACAGGGAGAAAACAGAAGGGATTATCGCTGTGGCGGTTAAGAAAAATCATGCACTGGCAGGATTGGATATTAAGCCGCATGAGCCCGGTCTGGTATTAATCGGGGATAATCTGGAGAAACCAGGAAATCTTGGTACATTATTCAGAATTGCCGATGGCTCCGGTGCGGCTGCGGTTTTTTTGACCAATCAGAAAACAGATGTGTATAATCCGAATGTTACCCGTAATAGCGTGGGGACAGTATTTACAGTTCCTTTTTATTTGACTGATATAAGTTCTGCACGAACCTGGCTGCAAAAACATAATTTTAAAATATTTATTACAACACCTGTTGCCAGCAAAGTTTTTTGGGATATTGATTTGCATACCAATGTTGCATTGATCCTGGGAAACGAACACAGCGGAGTTTCTGACGGGTGGTTAGAAGTAATAAGTGAAAAGATTAGGATACCCATGCTTGGTCAAAACGATTCCTTAAATTTGAGTGTAAGCGCGGGAATATTATGTTACGAATGGCTGAGGCAAAATCAGAACTATGTTGAAAAATAA
- a CDS encoding electron transfer flavoprotein subunit alpha translates to MTKQITVIKDKCKGCNLCFKACGFGAITIKDKLAYIDLAKCTYCGACEPACKFKAIEIKVDDLDRTGFSDYSGVWVYGENKDGNIAEVVFELIGEGRKLADIRKQELSVILIGQGTEKLAEELSFYPVDNVYIFDNKKLPNYETASFTKVLKEAIEKYKPETILFGATSEGRAVAPRLAARIQTGLTADCTGLGINDDGDLLQTRPAFGGNIMATILCRKRPQMATVRPHVMLKADKFKAKKNIKKITLGTAINDSDILVKCLEFIKETKENVNLAEADIIVSAGRGIQNADNLKLVRELADALGGVVGASRSVVDAGWIEHFHQVGQTGKTVHPKLYIACGISGAIQHLAGMSSSDLIIAINKDPDAPIFKVADYGIVGDVLKVVPALIKELKR, encoded by the coding sequence ATGACCAAACAAATTACAGTAATTAAGGATAAATGCAAAGGTTGTAATTTATGTTTCAAGGCTTGCGGTTTTGGCGCAATTACCATAAAGGACAAGCTGGCCTACATTGATCTGGCCAAGTGTACATATTGCGGGGCTTGCGAACCTGCATGCAAATTTAAGGCAATAGAAATAAAAGTGGACGACCTGGATCGTACAGGTTTTAGTGATTATAGTGGCGTTTGGGTTTATGGAGAAAATAAAGATGGCAATATAGCCGAAGTTGTTTTTGAGCTGATCGGAGAAGGCAGAAAACTGGCTGACATCCGTAAGCAGGAGTTGTCTGTAATTCTTATCGGTCAGGGAACCGAGAAATTGGCTGAGGAACTTTCTTTTTATCCGGTAGATAATGTGTATATTTTTGACAATAAAAAGTTGCCAAATTATGAAACTGCAAGTTTTACCAAGGTTTTAAAGGAAGCTATAGAGAAATACAAACCGGAAACAATTCTTTTCGGTGCTACATCTGAGGGACGTGCAGTGGCACCTCGTCTTGCGGCCCGCATTCAGACCGGTTTAACCGCCGATTGCACAGGGCTGGGTATAAATGATGATGGCGACTTGCTGCAAACCAGACCGGCTTTCGGCGGTAATATCATGGCTACTATTTTGTGCCGTAAACGGCCGCAAATGGCCACTGTAAGACCGCATGTTATGCTAAAAGCCGATAAGTTTAAAGCTAAAAAGAATATTAAAAAAATAACACTTGGTACAGCGATAAATGATTCCGATATTCTAGTAAAATGTTTGGAATTTATTAAAGAAACCAAAGAAAATGTTAATCTGGCTGAAGCGGATATTATTGTTTCTGCCGGAAGAGGCATACAAAATGCTGACAACCTGAAACTTGTCAGAGAACTTGCCGATGCGCTTGGTGGAGTTGTAGGTGCTTCCAGATCTGTAGTGGACGCCGGCTGGATAGAACACTTTCATCAGGTAGGTCAAACCGGAAAAACTGTACATCCCAAGCTTTATATAGCGTGTGGGATATCCGGCGCAATTCAGCATTTGGCAGGGATGTCCTCATCTGATTTGATAATTGCCATAAATAAAGACCCGGATGCACCTATTTTTAAAGTTGCCGATTACGGTATAGTCGGCGATGTGCTCAAGGTGGTTCCGGCCTTAATAAAGGAATTAAAAAGATAA
- a CDS encoding methyl-accepting chemotaxis protein — translation MINLDLGKKIIIGTGILIVILLFIIVISAVSSRSLRKGLANMDHVNHLQLTLIQRLSDHLSWVNAVETSLVNNDVANLDVQTDYHLCAFGKWFYSDNLTDTEKFIPELKPILGNMEEPHKQLHESVIAIKKAASLDEAKSVFASQTVPNLDKLKGMFKEAINLAQKKDDEVSANIANNTRNTKIAMNIISLIAIIIAIFISVYLFVNVVLNLKKVIQKLSETTFQITNAISYISQSSQALAQGANDQATSLEETTASLKELADLTQKNSDEADKANDLTHEVSTIASKGNQSMEQMAMAVAEIQTSSDEISKIIKIIDDISFQTNILSLNAAVEAARAGEAGKGFSVVANEVRNLAQRSANAAREIANMIETSKNKTDMGVKNSKEVAEILKEIHDKSNEVTTFVDRITQLSKQQNAGIKEINTAISTIDKVTQANAASSEEEAASAEELSAQAQVLQHVVEQISELVCSDLNCKEVFKKTKTKNTDEDENFA, via the coding sequence ATGATCAATCTGGATTTAGGAAAAAAAATAATTATCGGCACCGGAATACTGATTGTTATTCTGCTTTTCATCATTGTTATTTCAGCTGTAAGCTCAAGAAGTCTTAGAAAAGGTCTTGCAAATATGGACCATGTTAATCATTTACAGTTAACGCTGATACAGCGTTTAAGTGATCATCTGAGTTGGGTTAACGCAGTGGAAACATCATTGGTTAATAACGATGTTGCCAACCTGGATGTCCAAACAGATTATCATTTGTGCGCCTTTGGTAAATGGTTTTACTCTGATAACCTCACTGATACCGAAAAGTTCATTCCCGAACTTAAACCAATCCTCGGGAATATGGAAGAGCCGCACAAACAATTACATGAATCCGTAATTGCCATAAAGAAGGCGGCTTCACTTGATGAAGCGAAAAGTGTTTTTGCCAGTCAAACCGTACCCAACCTCGACAAATTAAAGGGAATGTTCAAAGAAGCGATTAATTTAGCCCAAAAAAAGGATGATGAGGTTTCTGCAAATATTGCAAACAATACCAGAAATACAAAAATTGCCATGAATATAATAAGTTTAATTGCAATAATAATTGCCATTTTCATAAGTGTTTACTTGTTTGTAAATGTGGTTTTGAACCTGAAAAAAGTAATCCAGAAATTATCTGAAACAACTTTCCAGATCACCAATGCTATAAGCTATATTTCCCAGTCCAGTCAGGCCCTGGCTCAGGGAGCTAATGACCAGGCCACATCGCTCGAAGAAACAACAGCTTCTTTAAAAGAATTGGCTGATCTCACTCAAAAAAATTCCGACGAAGCGGATAAGGCCAATGATCTAACCCACGAAGTAAGTACAATTGCTTCCAAAGGGAACCAGTCTATGGAACAAATGGCTATGGCTGTAGCTGAAATTCAAACTTCTTCGGATGAAATTTCCAAGATAATCAAAATTATCGATGATATTTCCTTTCAGACCAATATTCTTTCATTGAACGCAGCCGTTGAAGCAGCCAGAGCCGGAGAAGCAGGCAAAGGTTTCTCGGTTGTTGCCAATGAAGTTCGGAATCTGGCGCAAAGAAGCGCCAATGCCGCACGAGAGATTGCCAACATGATTGAGACCAGTAAAAACAAAACAGATATGGGAGTAAAAAATTCCAAGGAAGTTGCAGAAATACTTAAAGAAATCCATGATAAAAGCAATGAAGTTACCACCTTTGTTGACCGTATAACTCAGCTTTCCAAACAACAAAATGCGGGCATAAAAGAAATTAACACCGCCATATCCACGATCGACAAAGTAACTCAGGCCAATGCAGCCAGCTCGGAAGAAGAAGCTGCTTCGGCAGAAGAGTTGTCGGCACAGGCACAGGTTCTTCAACATGTTGTGGAACAGATAAGCGAGCTTGTATGCAGCGACTTGAATTGTAAAGAGGTATTTAAAAAAACGAAAACAAAAAATACAGATGAAGACGAAAACTTCGCTTAA
- the rpmF gene encoding 50S ribosomal protein L32 — translation MSTQKKKRTQAKRDQRRAHWKVSLPEITACPNCGALVQPYHVCSACGQYKGKQIIQLKEESKSKSKSK, via the coding sequence ATGTCAACGCAAAAGAAAAAAAGAACTCAGGCAAAAAGAGATCAAAGAAGAGCTCACTGGAAAGTCAGTCTGCCTGAAATTACGGCTTGTCCTAATTGCGGAGCATTGGTACAGCCGTACCATGTTTGTTCTGCCTGCGGTCAATACAAAGGCAAACAGATTATACAGCTTAAAGAAGAATCTAAATCAAAGTCAAAAAGCAAATAA
- the plsX gene encoding phosphate acyltransferase PlsX, with protein sequence MRIVIDAMGGDFAPQHEVLGVIEALKKDSEIEITLVGKKDILEKELAKYGKYSRINILQASEVVSMHDSPTQALREKKDSSLNVAVQLLKEGKADALVSAGNTGAVLATSIFTLGRIKNVERPAIVAVFPTLRKPLVILDIGANVDCKPKHLLQFAVMGEVFSEKVLGVKNPAVRILNIGEEEEKGNELTTEAYKLIKTTNILNFQGNLEPKHLLDGETDVVVCDGFIGNVLLKFGECATSTIFKMIKEGVKKNMLATIGAIFMLPVFKALRKKVDYDEFGGTLLLGVKKVVIIAHGSASPKAICNAIMEAKKVKENKVIERIEEKLAANLEESKNNDK encoded by the coding sequence ATGAGAATTGTTATTGATGCAATGGGAGGAGATTTCGCTCCTCAGCATGAAGTGCTGGGTGTCATTGAGGCACTCAAAAAAGACAGCGAAATAGAAATTACCCTGGTTGGTAAAAAAGATATTCTGGAAAAAGAACTGGCCAAATATGGCAAGTATTCACGAATAAATATTCTCCAGGCATCTGAGGTTGTTTCCATGCACGATTCCCCAACTCAGGCTTTGCGCGAAAAAAAAGATTCATCTCTGAATGTTGCTGTACAACTGTTAAAGGAAGGTAAAGCAGATGCTTTGGTTTCGGCAGGTAATACTGGAGCTGTGCTGGCTACTTCTATTTTTACTCTGGGTCGTATAAAAAATGTTGAACGGCCGGCAATTGTTGCTGTTTTCCCAACCTTGAGAAAACCGTTGGTTATACTGGACATCGGTGCCAATGTTGATTGCAAGCCCAAACATCTTTTACAGTTCGCGGTTATGGGTGAAGTTTTTTCAGAAAAAGTTCTGGGCGTTAAAAATCCCGCTGTGCGCATCTTGAATATCGGTGAAGAAGAAGAAAAAGGTAATGAGTTAACGACCGAGGCCTATAAACTTATAAAAACAACAAATATCCTCAACTTTCAAGGCAATCTTGAACCCAAACATTTATTGGATGGAGAGACTGATGTGGTAGTATGTGACGGATTTATCGGCAACGTGCTTTTAAAATTCGGTGAATGTGCAACCAGTACTATTTTTAAAATGATCAAAGAAGGTGTAAAGAAGAATATGCTGGCTACAATCGGGGCTATATTTATGCTTCCGGTTTTCAAAGCCCTGAGAAAAAAAGTAGATTATGATGAATTCGGAGGCACATTGCTGCTGGGTGTAAAAAAGGTAGTTATTATCGCGCATGGTTCGGCAAGCCCTAAAGCAATCTGTAATGCCATCATGGAAGCAAAAAAAGTAAAGGAAAATAAAGTCATAGAACGCATAGAAGAAAAGCTGGCCGCCAATCTGGAGGAGTCAAAAAACAATGACAAATAA